Genomic window (Aquimarina sp. BL5):
CCGTTATTCGCATTATGGGTATCTAAGAAATGGAAGGTTTCCAATAGAAACCAGATCGTTACAGTACTATTTTTTGGATTACTATATGCTACGTGGATAGGATTCACATTTTATCAGGCGAAACAAGGTATGCCTTTACTTAAACTATAATTAAACCAACATGTTAATTAATAAAAAGAAGCGCATAAAATACTTAGGTTTTGATGACTTTTGGTTTATTATCATAGGGATTTTAATTCTTAGCTTCATTACAGATTACCTTTTTAGTAATTCATTTGTACGACATCCTTTCGGTAAGGCTATTATTAGTTGGAGTGTATCCCTTTTCTTTTCTACTTGTGATTGGTTTATTATTCGTTCCATCATGATTTTTTTACGAAAAAGATTACCCAGTTTTAAAGATAATTCAAAGCGTATCTTTTTGTTCTTTATCGCCATTGTGAGTACTGTTTTTTTAGTAGATTTTTTCGGCAACATAATATTATCTTTTATTTTGGGATTGAACTATAATCCTTTATCCAGAGCTAAAATATTGCTTCCTATTATTTTGATTAGTACCATGACCATGGCGATATATGAGGCTATTTATTTCTATATAAGACTTAAGAAATCAATAAGAGAAGAAGAACAAGCAAAGCAAATGATCGTACAAACACAATTAGACACGCTTAGAAATCAAGCACAGCCACACTTTTTCTTTAATACTCTTAATACACTGCGTGATATCATTGATCAAAATTCTAAAGAGGATGCAAAAGAATTTGTAGACAAACTATCGGATGTATATCGTTTTATATTGGAGTCTGGAAACGCAAATCTAATTTCACTTAGAGATGAATTAAAATTCGCAAAGTCCTATATTCATATACAATCAGAAAGATTTGGGAATAACCTGAAAGTGAATTGGGATATTCCAAAAGTTTCATTAAATGCTATGATTGTACCTATGAGTCTTCAGCTTTTATTAGAAAACGCCATAAAACATAATGTCATTTCGAGATCAAAACCATTAGTAATATTAGTAGCAACTAAAAATAATTTTCTCATCGTAACTAATGAGATTCAACCTAAATCAACACAAATACCTTCTACAAAATTGGGACTAAAAAATATCGAAAAACGCTATACATTAATTTCTAGTAAACCAATCGAAATAAAAAATGATGGAAATCAATTCATTGTTTCTCTTCCATTGTTAGAACTTTCTGATCAAAAAAATAAGTATGCAGGTATTAATCATTGAAGACGAACCAAGAGCGGCAAATCAATTACAAAGTAAGCTTGCTTCTTGTAATTTTAAGTATCAATTATTAGATATCATCGATACCGTTGAAGATGCTGTAAAATGGTTTCAAAAAAACACTGCTCCCGATTTAGTTTTTATGGATATCCAATTGGCAGATGGATTAAGTTTTGAAATTTTTCAGAAAGCAGATGTTGATGTCCCAATCATTTTTACCACAGCTTTTGATCAATATGCTATTCAGGCGTTTAAAGTAAATAGCATAGATTATTTATTAAAACCTATACAGCAAGATGAATTAGATAGCGCCCTAAATAAATTTACCAAATCCAATAAACAACCTACAGTCGATCCAGGTGTATTAAAAAAATTACTTGACAGCATGCAGATTGTAACCAATAATCGAATAGGGATTTTGGTTAAAGATGGAAACGGATTTGTGCAAATTAAGGTTTCTGATCTTCTATATTTTTATTCTGAGGATAGCATCACCTTCGGAGTAACTTCTAATAAGAGATATATTATTAACGAAACTATGGATCAATTATTTAATTCACTGAATTCTGATGAATTCTATAAAATAAATCGTGGGCAAATTATTTCTAAAAATTCAATTCAGAAAATAGATTCATATTTTAATCATCGAGTTAAACTTTCTATTTCAAACTCAAGAGATCAAGAATTTATAGTAAGTAGACAAAAGACAAATGACTTTAAAGAATGGTTAAACAGCTGATCGGTTAACTACTTTTTTTTTTGATTAGTTATCAGGGAAACCATTTAGCGTAAGTGTTTTTAGTTCCTTTTTATCATCTTCATAAATAAAATAAACTTTCAGTTCTGGATGTTTATTTAGAAACTGTTTGGATCTCTCTAGTCCCATAGACATCAAAGCAGTAGCGTATGCATCGGCTTCCATACAGGTTTTAGCTAAAATCGAAACACTTAAGAGATTGGACTTATGAGGATACCCCGTTTTTGTATCGATAATATGTGCATACCTATTCCCATTTTCATCTAACTTAAATTTGCGATAGC
Coding sequences:
- a CDS encoding sensor histidine kinase, with translation MLINKKKRIKYLGFDDFWFIIIGILILSFITDYLFSNSFVRHPFGKAIISWSVSLFFSTCDWFIIRSIMIFLRKRLPSFKDNSKRIFLFFIAIVSTVFLVDFFGNIILSFILGLNYNPLSRAKILLPIILISTMTMAIYEAIYFYIRLKKSIREEEQAKQMIVQTQLDTLRNQAQPHFFFNTLNTLRDIIDQNSKEDAKEFVDKLSDVYRFILESGNANLISLRDELKFAKSYIHIQSERFGNNLKVNWDIPKVSLNAMIVPMSLQLLLENAIKHNVISRSKPLVILVATKNNFLIVTNEIQPKSTQIPSTKLGLKNIEKRYTLISSKPIEIKNDGNQFIVSLPLLELSDQKNKYAGINH
- a CDS encoding LytTR family DNA-binding domain-containing protein, with amino-acid sequence MQVLIIEDEPRAANQLQSKLASCNFKYQLLDIIDTVEDAVKWFQKNTAPDLVFMDIQLADGLSFEIFQKADVDVPIIFTTAFDQYAIQAFKVNSIDYLLKPIQQDELDSALNKFTKSNKQPTVDPGVLKKLLDSMQIVTNNRIGILVKDGNGFVQIKVSDLLYFYSEDSITFGVTSNKRYIINETMDQLFNSLNSDEFYKINRGQIISKNSIQKIDSYFNHRVKLSISNSRDQEFIVSRQKTNDFKEWLNS